A genome region from Corynebacterium uberis includes the following:
- a CDS encoding fumarylacetoacetate hydrolase family protein: MTTPVSPPPTPPAAELGHRNGAPVNPGKIIAVHTAFESRAAQRGRRPAHPSYFLKAPSSVVGTDAQVERPEGTSLLAFEGEIALVIGAPAHRISADTAWEHVGWVTASNDLGIYDYRAQDKGSNIRSKSRDGYTPLGPTLIPAAGIDPTRLRLRTWVNGELVQQSGTSEADLIFPLSQFVADLSQHMTLETGDVILTGTPAGSTVIQPGDTVEVEVDVPDAPQATSSGRLRTQIISGPGDFDPAVGMLPSIDDKQRVDAYGDRVSAGLPADPRALPPRLRALLEACPVAGLSAQLRARGLNNVSIEGVHALGGHNRIVGVAATLRFLPNREDLFSSHGGGYNVQKQAFDALRPGEVLVIEARGESGSGTLGDILALRAAHQGAAGIITDGGVRDAAEVASIPLPVFSRSTHPAVLGRKHVPWDRDVPIACGNATVIPGDIIVGDSDGVIVIPRDIAEEVVTAALRKEHQDAWVAERVAEGHGLDGLFPPSGHWKQDYQDYVAAHPVEALNAPDQDAKDSDAAQ, translated from the coding sequence ATGACTACCCCCGTTTCACCACCCCCGACTCCCCCCGCCGCGGAGCTCGGGCACCGCAATGGGGCCCCGGTCAACCCCGGGAAGATCATCGCCGTGCACACCGCCTTTGAATCCCGCGCCGCCCAACGCGGCCGGCGGCCCGCCCACCCCTCCTACTTCCTCAAAGCCCCCAGCTCCGTCGTGGGAACCGATGCACAGGTCGAACGCCCAGAAGGCACCAGCCTGCTCGCCTTTGAGGGAGAAATCGCCCTGGTCATCGGCGCCCCGGCCCACCGCATCTCCGCGGACACCGCCTGGGAGCACGTCGGCTGGGTCACCGCCAGCAATGACCTGGGGATATACGATTACCGCGCGCAGGACAAAGGCTCGAACATTCGCAGCAAGTCGCGCGACGGCTACACACCGCTGGGCCCCACGCTCATCCCCGCTGCCGGTATAGACCCCACCCGGCTGCGGCTGCGCACCTGGGTCAATGGCGAGCTGGTTCAGCAATCCGGGACCAGCGAGGCCGATCTCATCTTCCCGCTGAGCCAATTCGTCGCCGACCTCTCCCAGCACATGACGCTGGAGACCGGGGACGTCATCCTCACCGGCACCCCCGCAGGTTCTACGGTCATCCAACCCGGCGACACCGTCGAGGTAGAGGTGGACGTCCCCGACGCCCCCCAGGCCACCAGCAGCGGGCGGCTGCGCACGCAGATTATCTCCGGACCCGGCGACTTCGATCCAGCAGTGGGCATGCTGCCGTCCATCGATGACAAGCAGCGCGTCGATGCCTACGGCGACCGGGTAAGCGCCGGCCTGCCCGCCGACCCCCGGGCGCTGCCGCCCCGCCTGCGCGCCCTGCTGGAGGCCTGCCCGGTGGCGGGCCTGTCCGCGCAGCTGCGCGCCCGGGGCTTAAACAACGTCTCCATCGAGGGCGTCCACGCCCTGGGCGGCCACAACCGGATCGTGGGAGTTGCCGCCACCCTGCGCTTCCTGCCCAACAGGGAGGACCTGTTTTCCTCCCACGGCGGTGGCTACAACGTGCAAAAGCAGGCTTTCGACGCCCTGCGTCCCGGCGAGGTGCTGGTCATCGAGGCTCGCGGGGAGTCCGGATCCGGCACGCTCGGCGACATCCTGGCGTTGCGCGCCGCGCACCAGGGCGCGGCCGGCATCATCACCGACGGCGGAGTGCGCGATGCCGCAGAGGTGGCAAGCATCCCGCTGCCGGTGTTTAGCCGCAGCACCCACCCGGCGGTGCTCGGGCGCAAGCATGTGCCCTGGGACCGCGACGTCCCCATCGCCTGCGGCAACGCCACCGTCATTCCCGGCGACATCATCGTGGGCGATAGCGACGGGGTGATTGTCATCCCCCGCGACATCGCCGAGGAGGTAGTCACCGCCGCCCTGCGCAAGGAACACCAAGACGCCTGGGTGGCCGAGCGCGTCGCCGAAGGCCACGGCCTCGACGGCCTCTTCCCGCCCAGCGGGCACTGGAAGCAGGACTACCAGGACTATGTCGCGGCCCACCCCGTGGAAGCGCTGAACGCACCAGACCAAGACGCAAAGGATTCCGATGCCGCGCAATGA
- a CDS encoding LppP/LprE family lipoprotein: MNRHRHTRAARMAAAAGCLVLLSGCGVPSPLEAVVKDVTAHFDGDDEAAGQDAPASAEPDHGESLHAEAPHSESSRSESPRSESLHSSANPRDPQPNPTLGPRVSGPKLTDLLTDQDRCGSLDAQTAIRRAVDTLGDPLPDSPGRGVWAPEHASDNYDPCAELSFVVIGIELATASSPYHILLFHHGEYLGTATAQAYAFSPRITNYDGSSIDVEYRYLLGREASVAAQGRAYATFRWDPAQNKVIMSGEVPPPPGG; encoded by the coding sequence ATGAACAGACACCGCCACACCAGGGCGGCCCGAATGGCCGCCGCTGCTGGATGCCTTGTCCTGCTCAGCGGGTGCGGGGTCCCCTCGCCACTCGAGGCCGTGGTCAAGGACGTCACGGCGCATTTCGACGGCGACGATGAGGCAGCCGGACAGGACGCGCCCGCCAGCGCGGAGCCCGACCACGGCGAGTCACTCCACGCCGAGGCACCCCACAGCGAGTCCTCCCGCAGCGAGTCACCCCGCAGCGAGTCACTGCACTCAAGCGCCAACCCACGGGATCCCCAGCCGAACCCAACCCTGGGGCCCCGGGTTTCCGGCCCCAAGCTCACAGATTTGCTCACGGACCAGGACCGTTGCGGATCCCTCGACGCACAGACAGCCATTCGTCGTGCGGTAGACACGCTGGGCGATCCGCTCCCCGACAGCCCTGGCAGAGGCGTGTGGGCACCTGAGCACGCCAGCGACAACTACGATCCCTGCGCCGAGCTTTCCTTCGTGGTCATCGGTATAGAACTGGCGACGGCGTCCTCGCCCTATCACATCTTGCTGTTCCACCACGGCGAATACCTGGGCACCGCCACCGCACAGGCCTACGCGTTCAGCCCACGTATCACCAACTACGATGGCTCCAGCATCGACGTGGAATACCGCTACCTGTTAGGCCGGGAGGCATCGGTAGCAGCCCAGGGCCGGGCGTACGCCACCTTCCGGTGGGACCCCGCCCAGAACAAGGTGATCATGAGCGGCGAGGTGCCCCCGCCTCCGGGAGGCTAG
- a CDS encoding FAD-dependent monooxygenase — protein sequence MQIHQYGYISQNPKQQPAAGIGTHRPTELPDEMDVLIVGTGPAGMIAAAALSSFPNVHTRIIERRAHRLVAGQADGIQKRSVETFQAFEFANEIMEEAYHITEMVFWNPDPDNPNHIVRGGRPIDDEHGISEFPHIIVNQARVLDYFARFARWSPSRLTPDYGWEFVDLTIAEDREACEYPVTVRLRCTDTASAWCGHEREVKAKYVIGCDGARSKVRAAIGGRLEGKAANHAWGVMDVLAHTDFPDWRIKCAIHSKAGSILHIPREGGYLARIYVDLGVVPEDDHHQVRTTPIEEVIAKANEILAPYTLDVKHVAWSSIYEVGHRLSDGFCDSSVAGRRTGEHKGPRPRVFITGDACHTHSAKAGQGMNVSIQDGWNIAWKLGHVLDGRATPDLLYTYHDERCVTAENLINFDREWSTMMAQPVDEVTDPADIERFYVKSEEFAAGFLTEYAPSLATAQPHNQELAHGFPVGRRFKSARVRRVCDATFHHLGHLHKADGRWRIYVFADGAEPGQDSPATRWATWYETSPDSPRQATPPATQEEDAWFDAKIIYQQYHPDVAIEKVPEVFFPKKGTWALRDMENVFATLPGEDIFDLRGISRDGAVVVVRPDQYVAGIYSLEDTAGLGAFFAALRGQA from the coding sequence ATGCAAATCCACCAGTACGGCTACATCTCCCAGAACCCCAAGCAGCAGCCCGCCGCGGGCATAGGCACCCATCGCCCCACCGAGCTTCCCGACGAGATGGATGTGCTCATCGTCGGCACCGGCCCCGCAGGCATGATCGCCGCCGCGGCACTGTCCTCCTTCCCCAACGTGCACACCCGTATCATCGAGCGCCGGGCGCACCGCCTGGTCGCCGGGCAGGCAGACGGCATTCAGAAGCGCTCCGTGGAGACCTTCCAAGCCTTCGAGTTCGCCAATGAAATCATGGAGGAGGCCTACCACATCACCGAGATGGTCTTCTGGAACCCCGACCCGGACAACCCCAACCACATCGTGCGCGGCGGGCGGCCCATCGACGATGAACACGGCATCTCCGAGTTCCCACACATCATTGTCAACCAGGCCCGCGTGCTGGACTACTTCGCCCGCTTTGCCCGCTGGTCGCCGTCCCGACTGACCCCGGACTACGGCTGGGAGTTTGTGGACCTGACCATCGCCGAGGACCGCGAGGCCTGCGAGTACCCCGTCACCGTCCGGCTGCGCTGCACGGACACGGCTTCCGCCTGGTGCGGCCACGAACGCGAGGTCAAAGCCAAGTACGTCATCGGCTGCGACGGCGCGCGCTCCAAGGTGCGCGCGGCCATCGGCGGCAGGCTGGAAGGCAAGGCCGCCAACCACGCCTGGGGAGTCATGGACGTGCTGGCCCACACGGACTTCCCGGACTGGCGCATCAAATGCGCCATCCACTCCAAGGCCGGATCCATCCTGCACATCCCCCGCGAGGGCGGGTACCTGGCGCGCATCTACGTGGACCTGGGCGTGGTCCCGGAAGATGACCACCACCAGGTGCGCACCACCCCCATTGAGGAGGTCATTGCCAAGGCCAATGAGATCCTGGCGCCCTACACGCTCGACGTCAAGCACGTGGCCTGGAGCTCCATCTACGAGGTCGGCCACCGGCTGTCCGATGGGTTCTGCGACTCCTCCGTGGCCGGGCGGCGCACCGGAGAGCACAAGGGGCCGCGCCCGCGGGTGTTTATCACCGGCGATGCCTGCCACACGCACTCCGCAAAGGCGGGGCAGGGGATGAACGTGTCCATCCAGGACGGGTGGAATATCGCCTGGAAGCTCGGCCACGTGCTCGACGGGCGGGCCACCCCGGACCTGCTCTACACCTACCATGATGAGCGCTGCGTGACCGCGGAGAACCTGATCAACTTTGACCGCGAGTGGTCCACCATGATGGCCCAGCCGGTCGATGAGGTCACTGACCCGGCAGACATCGAGCGCTTTTACGTCAAAAGCGAGGAGTTCGCCGCGGGCTTCCTCACTGAATACGCCCCCTCCTTGGCCACGGCGCAGCCCCACAACCAGGAGTTGGCCCACGGATTCCCGGTGGGGCGCCGGTTTAAGTCGGCGCGGGTGCGCCGGGTGTGTGACGCCACCTTCCACCACTTGGGCCACCTGCACAAGGCGGACGGCCGGTGGCGCATCTACGTCTTCGCTGACGGCGCCGAGCCGGGGCAGGATTCCCCGGCAACCCGGTGGGCCACGTGGTATGAGACCTCCCCGGACTCCCCGCGGCAGGCGACTCCGCCGGCAACGCAGGAGGAGGATGCCTGGTTTGATGCCAAGATCATCTATCAGCAGTACCACCCGGATGTGGCCATTGAGAAGGTTCCGGAGGTGTTCTTCCCCAAGAAGGGCACCTGGGCCCTGCGCGACATGGAAAACGTGTTTGCCACCCTGCCCGGCGAGGACATCTTTGACCTGCGTGGTATCTCTCGCGACGGAGCCGTGGTGGTGGTGCGCCCCGACCAATATGTCGCCGGCATCTACTCGTTGGAGGACACCGCGGGCCTGGGCGCGTTCTTTGCGGCGCTGCGCGGGCAGGCATAG
- a CDS encoding MFS transporter yields the protein MTSAASIAPPAATGTSLSERRRVVVATTVGTAIEWYDYFLYAATAGLVFRQMMFAGLGPNASSLVAYLSVGLSFLFRPLGAFLAGHLGDRYGRRFVLLITLFGMGSATTLIGVLPTYQTIGVWSPILLFALRIIQGISAGGEWGGAVLMAVEHAPAHQRGLFGAGPQMGVPAGLLLSSAALTIMSVIAPGDAFLQWGWRVPFLASFLLVVVAYIIRVGVDESPVFAEIQQRAEQEEKKSPIVTLFRFFLPTVVVAALVFAGNGTVGYMTTGGYIQKYATDPDGPIGLSRQEVLSAVTVSAVVWMVATAAAGWASDKMGRRATYILGFLLQGLGVVALFPLVNTGSVHMLGLALACLAIGLGFTYGQQSAMYTELFPASIRATGVSVTYAIGSILGGAFAPMIADWLFQTTGTTVSITTYLLVMTLVGLLCVLLLRDRTRIPLGPDHEHEQRRSPLRIGGRRSQEDADASPGSYTVAPSSTPAATPES from the coding sequence ATGACTTCAGCAGCGTCGATAGCGCCACCCGCAGCGACCGGAACATCGCTGTCCGAGCGGCGTCGAGTAGTGGTTGCCACCACCGTCGGCACCGCCATCGAGTGGTATGACTACTTCCTATACGCGGCGACCGCGGGCCTGGTGTTTCGCCAGATGATGTTCGCGGGCTTGGGCCCGAATGCCTCGTCGTTGGTGGCCTACCTGTCGGTGGGCTTGTCCTTCCTGTTCCGCCCCTTGGGCGCATTCCTGGCCGGCCACTTAGGCGACCGGTATGGGCGCCGCTTTGTCCTGCTGATCACCCTTTTTGGCATGGGCTCGGCTACCACGCTGATCGGCGTGTTGCCCACCTACCAGACCATCGGCGTGTGGTCGCCCATCTTGCTGTTTGCCCTGCGCATCATCCAGGGCATTTCCGCTGGTGGCGAGTGGGGTGGCGCGGTGCTCATGGCGGTGGAGCACGCGCCGGCGCACCAGCGCGGGTTGTTCGGTGCTGGCCCGCAGATGGGGGTGCCGGCGGGCCTGCTGCTGTCCTCGGCGGCGCTGACCATCATGAGCGTGATCGCCCCGGGTGATGCGTTCTTGCAATGGGGCTGGCGCGTGCCGTTCTTGGCGTCCTTCCTGCTTGTTGTGGTGGCTTACATCATTCGGGTGGGGGTGGATGAGTCGCCGGTGTTCGCCGAAATCCAGCAGCGCGCCGAGCAGGAGGAGAAGAAGTCTCCCATCGTGACGCTGTTTCGCTTCTTCCTGCCCACGGTGGTCGTGGCGGCTTTGGTCTTCGCGGGCAATGGAACGGTGGGGTACATGACCACCGGCGGCTACATCCAGAAGTACGCTACGGATCCGGACGGGCCGATCGGCCTGAGCCGCCAGGAGGTCTTAAGCGCGGTGACGGTGTCTGCCGTGGTGTGGATGGTGGCCACCGCTGCTGCCGGCTGGGCGTCGGACAAGATGGGCCGTCGCGCCACGTATATCTTGGGCTTCCTTCTCCAGGGGCTGGGCGTTGTTGCCCTCTTCCCGCTGGTCAACACCGGTAGCGTGCACATGTTGGGCCTGGCGCTGGCCTGCCTGGCCATCGGCCTTGGGTTCACCTACGGCCAGCAGTCGGCGATGTATACGGAGCTGTTTCCGGCGTCGATACGCGCAACCGGAGTTTCTGTGACCTATGCCATCGGGTCGATCCTCGGTGGCGCGTTCGCTCCGATGATTGCGGATTGGCTGTTCCAAACCACCGGAACCACCGTGTCGATTACTACCTATCTGCTGGTGATGACCCTGGTTGGCCTGCTGTGTGTGCTCTTGCTGCGCGACCGCACCCGCATCCCCCTGGGGCCTGATCATGAGCACGAGCAGCGTCGCAGTCCCCTCCGGATCGGCGGGCGGCGCTCGCAGGAGGACGCTGACGCCTCGCCGGGATCGTATACGGTTGCTCCGTCAAGTACCCCCGCAGCCACCCCCGAATCCTAG
- the pdxS gene encoding pyridoxal 5'-phosphate synthase lyase subunit PdxS, which translates to MTESIDSTEPTAATGATGSPLVKRGLADMLKGGVIMDVVTADQARIAQDAGAVAVMALERVPADIRAQGGVARMSDPDLIEEIIDAVSIPVMAKARIGHFVEAQILQELKVDYIDESEVLSPADYTHHINKQPFTVPFVCGATNLGEALRRIAEGAAMIRSKGEAGTGDVSEATRHIRTITDEIAELRALADRPEELYVRAKELAAPYDLVAEVARTGHLPVVLFTAGGIATPADAAMMMQLGADGVFVGSGIFTSGDPVARAAAIVKATAAYDDPAAIAAASRGLGEAMVGINVADLPAPHRLAERGW; encoded by the coding sequence ATGACTGAATCGATCGACTCGACTGAACCCACAGCGGCAACCGGAGCCACAGGCTCACCGCTGGTCAAACGAGGCCTGGCAGACATGCTCAAAGGCGGCGTCATCATGGACGTGGTCACCGCGGACCAAGCCCGCATCGCCCAGGACGCCGGGGCGGTGGCCGTCATGGCACTTGAGCGCGTCCCCGCGGACATCCGCGCCCAGGGCGGGGTGGCGCGCATGTCCGACCCGGATCTCATCGAGGAGATCATTGACGCCGTGTCCATCCCCGTGATGGCCAAGGCGCGCATCGGGCACTTCGTGGAGGCCCAGATCCTCCAGGAGCTCAAAGTGGACTACATCGACGAATCCGAGGTCCTCTCCCCCGCCGACTACACCCACCACATCAACAAGCAACCCTTCACCGTGCCGTTTGTCTGCGGGGCAACCAACCTCGGCGAGGCCCTGCGCCGCATCGCCGAGGGCGCCGCCATGATCCGCTCCAAGGGCGAGGCCGGCACCGGCGACGTCTCCGAGGCCACCCGGCACATCCGCACCATCACCGACGAGATCGCTGAACTGCGCGCCCTGGCCGACCGTCCCGAGGAGCTCTACGTCCGCGCCAAGGAGCTGGCCGCGCCCTATGACCTGGTGGCCGAGGTCGCCCGCACCGGGCACCTGCCCGTGGTGCTGTTTACCGCCGGGGGCATTGCCACCCCCGCCGACGCCGCGATGATGATGCAGCTTGGCGCCGACGGCGTCTTCGTGGGCTCCGGCATCTTCACATCCGGCGACCCCGTCGCCCGCGCCGCGGCGATAGTCAAGGCCACCGCCGCCTACGATGACCCGGCGGCCATCGCCGCCGCATCCCGCGGGTTGGGCGAGGCCATGGTGGGCATCAACGTCGCCGACCTGCCCGCCCCGCATCGGCTCGCGGAGCGCGGATGGTAG
- a CDS encoding PLP-dependent aminotransferase family protein, giving the protein MDQNFVPPGKPGAIVRDLRGRIIAGTLRPGERVPSTRQLAAHSGVSRGSVVAAYEQLVGEGWLVATPAGTRVNPQVRTTLLLDAPCPPPAATVAPRPRGTAGGALRPGIPDTGPLASTAWRRAWRQAAAQPSLGAPPAGDPRLIAQVTEHVRWSRSVPDADRAAVITGGARSGLALVLQALAARAGRPLRVAVEDPGYPSLRQVPQRAGHTAVPVPVDADGMSLAALAAREAEGGNLDAVLVTPCHQYPMGGAMTAARRVALLQWAARAGVWVIEDDFDSELRYVGDPVPALASMDSAGVVVTVGSFAKSLTPGLGLGFVIVPHPLRADVLAAAASGTPVSGIVQDAVATFLEDGGLRTHIARMRRAYRRRRHLLHSILTPACAPAPGVRVLPMDGGLNAVVALPDAAAEQRVAAAARRAGLGVAALEDYWYTAAAQRARTEAGVVVGIGAARSEDALARSLRTLAHIVVAAAPTGTGAPDLTGGR; this is encoded by the coding sequence ATGGACCAAAATTTTGTACCACCGGGCAAGCCGGGTGCCATCGTGCGCGACCTGCGCGGACGCATCATCGCCGGCACGCTGCGCCCCGGCGAGCGCGTACCATCCACCCGGCAGCTGGCCGCGCACAGCGGTGTCTCGCGCGGCAGCGTGGTCGCCGCCTACGAGCAACTCGTGGGCGAAGGTTGGCTGGTGGCCACCCCCGCCGGCACCCGCGTCAACCCCCAGGTGCGCACCACGCTGCTTCTCGACGCCCCTTGCCCACCCCCCGCCGCCACCGTGGCCCCGCGACCGCGCGGCACGGCTGGCGGTGCGCTGCGCCCCGGGATTCCCGACACCGGTCCGCTGGCCTCTACCGCGTGGCGGCGGGCCTGGCGGCAGGCGGCAGCCCAGCCGTCCCTGGGCGCGCCGCCAGCGGGCGACCCGCGGTTGATCGCGCAGGTCACCGAGCATGTGCGCTGGAGTCGATCCGTCCCCGATGCTGATCGCGCGGCGGTGATCACGGGCGGGGCGCGCAGCGGGCTGGCGCTGGTCCTCCAGGCCTTGGCCGCGCGGGCGGGCCGGCCGCTGCGCGTGGCGGTAGAAGATCCCGGCTACCCCTCGCTGCGCCAGGTCCCGCAGCGCGCGGGCCACACGGCGGTGCCGGTGCCGGTGGACGCCGACGGCATGAGCCTTGCCGCCCTGGCCGCCCGCGAAGCAGAGGGCGGCAACCTCGATGCCGTGCTGGTCACGCCCTGCCACCAGTACCCCATGGGCGGGGCGATGACCGCGGCCCGGCGGGTGGCGCTGTTGCAGTGGGCGGCGCGTGCCGGGGTGTGGGTCATCGAGGATGACTTCGACTCTGAGCTGCGCTACGTCGGCGACCCGGTGCCCGCCCTGGCCAGCATGGATAGCGCCGGGGTGGTGGTGACCGTGGGCTCTTTTGCCAAGAGCCTCACCCCGGGGCTGGGCCTGGGGTTTGTCATCGTCCCCCATCCCCTGCGCGCCGACGTGCTGGCGGCCGCGGCGAGCGGCACCCCGGTCTCCGGGATCGTCCAAGACGCCGTGGCCACCTTCCTCGAAGACGGCGGGCTGCGCACCCACATCGCCCGGATGCGGCGCGCTTATCGACGCCGCCGCCACCTCCTCCACAGCATCCTCACCCCCGCCTGCGCGCCAGCCCCCGGCGTGCGGGTGCTCCCCATGGATGGTGGGCTCAACGCCGTGGTGGCGCTGCCAGATGCTGCCGCAGAGCAGCGGGTTGCCGCCGCCGCGCGCCGGGCCGGCCTGGGCGTGGCCGCACTGGAAGACTACTGGTACACCGCCGCCGCGCAGCGCGCCCGCACCGAGGCCGGGGTGGTGGTGGGCATCGGTGCTGCCCGCAGCGAAGACGCCCTGGCCCGCAGCCTGCGCACCTTGGCGCACATCGTGGTAGCCGCGGCGCCGACGGGCACGGGCGCCCCCGACCTAACGGGAGGGCGCTAG
- the pdxT gene encoding pyridoxal 5'-phosphate synthase glutaminase subunit PdxT, with the protein MVGAAPLVGVLALQGAVPEHARLLRAVGADVRLVRRPDDLHGLAGLVLPGGESTTISRLLDIFALREALIDALRAGLPTLGTCAGLILLSAAVEGAKVPGLRPLGVLDVDVRRNAFGPQVDSAAVTLPWGSPATTVTGALIRAPEIVRVGPGVEITSAWRDATGRSHVVGVRSTTITGVSFHPELTGETSLHAELVARARA; encoded by the coding sequence ATGGTAGGCGCCGCCCCGCTCGTCGGCGTGCTCGCGCTGCAAGGCGCGGTCCCCGAACACGCCCGCCTGTTGCGCGCCGTCGGCGCCGACGTTCGCCTGGTGCGCCGCCCGGACGACCTGCACGGACTGGCGGGACTGGTGCTGCCTGGGGGAGAATCCACCACCATCTCCCGGCTGCTGGACATCTTCGCGCTGCGCGAAGCGCTTATCGACGCCCTGCGCGCCGGCCTACCCACCCTGGGGACGTGCGCGGGGCTCATCCTCCTGTCCGCCGCCGTGGAAGGAGCGAAAGTCCCGGGATTGCGGCCCCTAGGGGTCCTCGACGTGGACGTGCGCCGCAACGCCTTTGGGCCCCAGGTGGACTCCGCCGCCGTCACCCTGCCGTGGGGCAGCCCGGCCACCACGGTGACCGGCGCGCTGATCCGCGCCCCGGAGATCGTCCGGGTAGGCCCGGGCGTGGAGATCACCTCAGCCTGGCGCGACGCCACGGGGCGCAGCCACGTCGTCGGCGTGCGCAGCACGACCATCACGGGGGTGTCCTTCCACCCGGAGCTGACCGGGGAGACCTCCCTGCACGCCGAGCTTGTCGCCCGGGCGCGGGCCTAG